GTGTTTCCCACTGCATAACAAGACCATATCTGCTTGGGAATTACATCTTTCCAAAATCAGCTGTCAACACTCTCTGGTTTTACTGTTGACCATTTCTGACCAAGGTGACCAAGATACAGAACACAAGGTGCATGtcatccatctctctccccctttcatgtctatccactgtcactataataaagggaacagccccaaaaaagaatctttaaaaaaaatactacctTACTAGTAAATGATAAATGTCATGTCAATTTAAATCCTTGTGTTTATTCCTCCCACAGGTCGTGGAGCCGCGCTGAACAAGTTTATCAAGAGGCAGTTCTGGTGTATTGGCAATGTGAGACAACATGTATGTCACAATAAGTTCCTCATTGCACCAAACAAGTTATTGAGCAGCTCTTCAAANNNNNNNNNNaaaaaggttgttttttttaaccatgagCCACTGTGGAAACAACTGCAGGATCAGGGTTTCTGTAGGATccaccaagtcaaatttgagACTTTCTAAGAATCTTTAATAAAATACTACATTACTAGTAAATGATGTATGTAAATTCAAAATGCCCTTTGTATGGGCTCCCaaatctcatttgtttaatctAACAAACgtaaattatttatattaatcTGAACTTCCAATTAGACGTCTTATTTTAACATCCTAAACTCTGTTAATCTTCTCCACAAATGTGCAGCACTggtaaaacagaaaaatacatgAGCGTTATGACATAATCCCAACAAACAACAGATcactcacacaaaaaaaacctgccaTCATGCTTTTGGTATTATAGCTAATGTACATGTAACATGTagcaaaagtttttttgtttctgaaaaGACGTAGGAAAAACATTTATCCTGGGAGACAGACAGAATCAACTATTCTAATTTAGCGATTTTTCTTAAAGGTTCATTACCCTTACCTCGTTGATGTAGAACATTTTTGATGAGTTATTTCTCCTCATACTTTCAGCTACCGCACCATGGTAACAAGACAACTGGGAAGGAAATACCAATGAGGAGGATACAGATACTGCATTTAAGATCAGATATGAAGTAGTCTGTGGCACCAATACCTCCTTGTGCTGTCACTGCGTAAACAACTGTTTCCACGCCCCTTCATCAACACTCAGCTGTCATTAGTTCAGCGACAAACCTTCTTAGAACATTTTTGAGTTGGCTTTTACCTTCTACTGTGGCCTTTTCAGACTGTAACGTCATTACACCCAAAAGCCACAAATACTTTAGAAAACGGGGAGAATTAGcttgtgaaaaggaaaaaagaaaggatatAGAGCATAGGGACCAAAGCTGGTTGAGAGATTGAGGTGGTGGAGAAGCCTGCATGACAGGCCGTTATTCATGNNNNNNNNNNTCTGAATGTGGAATCAGTGGACGTCGTGCCTCCAGACCTTCTGGTTAGGCAAGTCTCTGGCTTTAATCAAGCTGCTGCCTCAtgtgatatttttttaacaacatacacacaacttTGGATGGATTTACTATTTCAAAGTGCATTTAAGTCCATGCTTCTCCTCAGGAGACGTTGTGAACTTTAATGACCCTGCCCCTCTTGCTGCACATCCACATGAACGCAGGCTTAAAAACCAAATACAGGACATAAAGTCAGATGTGACTCATAAAACCACTCATTTAATTTTAGAGCCTTTGGTAAGAATTTCTGGTATGCATAAAATATTGACATGTACTTTGTATACAACATGTTATTTAGAATACTTTGCATCTCTAGTTTTTAAATAACATGTTATTGAACATTGAATCAACCGTGTAAAATCTCTCTCAGGATGATCTGGCAGACTATTCTAGGCTCAGGGTTAAGGAACTAGCaaaccaaacaaacattttaagacAGTAGTGTGACATGAttaatgtttctgtgtttcatTACCTCTGGTAACAGAGGAAGTTCCCCTGGCGGAATCATAAACTTTGACTTAACCGAAGATTATGAGATATGGCGCCATCTAAAGGACAGCGATAGCACTGTCTTTCATCGGACTTTTGCAAAGGACACTGCACATACCAGAACACTAATATTGAgtcaaaatgcaacaaaaaggaTTTATGGTTTCAGAAGATATCATTTCAATGATGACACATTTATCTTTTAGAAagtaaattgtatttataatcTGTGAATTAAAAAGTGAggtgatttgtttttcttccctttaTAGTAACAGATTGTAAAATCACAGattaaacaaatatttgatGACATTTCTCAATGTTCCTTATGTAGTGGCCACACCTGGAACACAGCAAGCATGTGCAGTGCTGCTCCTTCACTCATTGTGGCAATAGCTTCTGTAGTGTCTCTGTCCCCCTACGCAGGCCACAGGCTTGGTGCCCTAAAAACAAGTGTAGAGTTTGTTAAATGGTCAACAAAATGATGAACTGTTTTTataaacacacagtaacatTTCCCTAAAATGGGGAATTGCATAACATGGAGTTTATGAATGGCTCGGATTTGATTGACATAAACTGTACCTTGTACATGCTGCAGACCAGTGTGAATAGAGAATTCATGGCCTTGTTCTGCAGGTCTTCGGTGTGCTcctgtaaattaaaaacaaatgagttTTCCAAAGGCTATAAACACGTAGCATTTGGGCAAAGGATGCAGGTATACAGTTGACTTTTTCCACAGCAGATTGACAGGTGTGGACAAAAATGACAGATAATCATATGAAATAACCGAGCTACATGTCACCTTACTTAAAGAGGCAAAGTGTATGGTAGCAGATACAGTCTTGATATGAAGATTTTTAGGGATGGTAATGTAAAGGTCAGAAAATCTTTGGCCACTCCTTATCAGGAGCACCCCTTGGCACCAAGACTGCTGCTTATGATTTTCTCACAGTCCAACTTAATAATTACCGTCAAACAGGCTTGTAAGAAAATGTAGTAATACTCTCATagagaaataaaatacagttaGGGGACTAAATAACAAAATCTCAATTGAaactttgttttgaaatgtttttatatttttatcatGTTGAATTACTTCAAATGTAGCTTCCCACCTATCAGTCACAGCTCTCTTTCACTCACACATAGAAGCTTTGGGCAGATCAAGTGTCAAAAGAACCACTAACATATCATCACTGTAAATGCAGCATCACTTGTTTGAAAAATAAGCATCATTGGCAGCGGCAGAATGGGGACATTGCAGGGAGAGTGGCTTTAAAGTAAGTCAGGATGGAAATGGAAGTCAGGAATGATGTGTTCTATTCAGGTCTGAAGAGTTATAGTTTCAAGTGGTCtcctagttttttttccccacggACCATAGGTTTCCCCGTTAAATGAACAGGAGGCTTACCCCATTAATTGTCACCCAGGGCACATATTGGTGGGGAGGCTTGAGGGCTTTGGTCTTCAAGGCATTCTGATGCATCAGCTGGTTTCCCGCATCCCCTTTCACACACTTCATGACGCTGTCCCAGCTCAATGTAGGGCTGTAGAGGTTCACGCACTACAAACACCAGTGTAGGgaaataaacacagaaataataaataatacgtTGGGGAAGTGGCAGTGACCGAAAAGACAAGGCAGACTGTTGTGAGAGACAAATGACTGGGGAAATGAAtgcgtgcgtgcacacacacacacacagacttccTTACGCTCTCGCCTGCTTTGACGACATCAGTGGAGGATTCCATGCAGTAGATGATCTGGTAAGCAACGTCTGTCATGTTCAATAAACAAGTCtgagaatagatagatagatagatagatagagtattTGTttagtatgtatttatttatttattaaaatttgtTATGATTACATGATTCTGAATTGTAGTTACAGTATTATTCAGCGGTTTTCTCTCTTGGTGTGTGACTTTACCTCAATCATGTTGCCCAGACATTCCTGTTCTCCATGCTGGCACTCGTAAATGTACTTCTGTCCATCAGGTTTCTCCTGGGGTGGGATAAAGGGAACAGGTTTATAACTAAACACACTTcttgatatttatttataatatatgtaCGTCACATTATTATCACTTTCTCTCCAGTAACGTTCAAGGGAAATCAACTTTAGGATAATCCTGTCTGTTTGATGATTCTGTGACGTgtgatgattttgtttttact
The sequence above is drawn from the Etheostoma spectabile isolate EspeVRDwgs_2016 chromosome 12, UIUC_Espe_1.0, whole genome shotgun sequence genome and encodes:
- the ifi30a gene encoding gamma-interferon-inducible lysosomal thiol reductase, with the translated sequence MKALLLLVLTVWLNVQYGGCALSSCSHPPSKWCSSLDSAIQCGVLKQCLESNFTRSHQTADQVEVGLYYESLCPGCRGFLTETLLPTWVLLNDIMSVTLVPYGNAQEKPDGQKYIYECQHGEQECLGNMIETCLLNMTDVAYQIIYCMESSTDVVKAGESCVNLYSPTLSWDSVMKCVKGDAGNQLMHQNALKTKALKPPHQYVPWVTINGEHTEDLQNKAMNSLFTLVCSMYKGTKPVACVGGQRHYRSYCHNE